In Streptomyces sp. NBC_01439, the following are encoded in one genomic region:
- a CDS encoding family 2B encapsulin nanocompartment shell protein — MTVDTSPEAQLEPPRQSSLSTAAARNLASTTKSAPQMQEITSRWLLRMLPWVETKGGTYRVNRRLTYTVGDGTIEFVQDGANVRVIPRELGELALLRGFEDDEVLTAIAGRCVQRDFRAGEVIVERGAPADQIHLIAHGRISQTSVGKYGDDVAVAVLADGDRFGENALLDADATWDYTATAETPGILLTLSRGDFASVLAAAPQLQDHINRFSSLPHQRQNRHGEAEIAMSAGHTGEADLPGAFVDYELKPREYELSIAQTVLRIHTRVADLYNGPHNQTEEQLRLTIEALRERQEHELINNRDFGLLHNAAFKQRIQTHSGPPTPDDLDELLCRRRGSKFFLAHPRTIAAIGREFNARGLYPDHVDVGGQSVPAWRGVPILPCNKIPISKENTSSVLVMRTGEDNQGVIGLRQTGLPEEYEPGLSVRFMGISEQAIISYLVTTYFSAAILVPDALGVLENVQIARRRD; from the coding sequence GATGCTCCCCTGGGTGGAGACCAAGGGCGGCACCTACCGGGTCAACCGCCGGCTAACGTACACCGTGGGCGACGGCACCATCGAGTTCGTCCAGGACGGCGCGAACGTCCGGGTGATCCCGCGCGAGCTCGGCGAACTGGCCCTGCTGCGCGGCTTCGAAGACGACGAGGTGCTGACCGCGATCGCCGGCCGGTGCGTCCAGCGCGACTTCCGGGCCGGCGAGGTGATCGTCGAGCGCGGTGCCCCCGCCGACCAGATCCACCTGATCGCCCACGGCCGGATCAGCCAGACCTCCGTCGGCAAGTACGGCGACGACGTCGCCGTCGCCGTACTCGCCGACGGCGACCGGTTCGGTGAGAACGCCCTGCTGGACGCGGACGCCACCTGGGACTACACGGCCACCGCCGAGACCCCCGGCATCCTGCTCACCCTCTCCCGCGGCGACTTCGCCTCCGTGCTCGCCGCGGCGCCGCAACTCCAGGACCACATCAACCGGTTCAGCTCGCTGCCGCACCAGCGCCAGAACCGGCACGGCGAGGCCGAGATCGCGATGTCCGCCGGCCACACCGGTGAGGCGGACCTGCCCGGCGCCTTCGTCGACTACGAGCTCAAGCCCCGCGAATACGAACTCTCCATCGCGCAGACCGTGCTGCGGATCCACACCAGGGTCGCCGACCTCTACAACGGACCGCACAACCAGACCGAAGAACAGCTCAGGCTCACCATCGAGGCGCTGCGCGAGCGCCAGGAGCACGAGCTGATCAACAACAGGGACTTCGGTCTGCTCCACAACGCGGCCTTCAAGCAGCGGATCCAGACCCACTCCGGCCCGCCGACCCCGGACGACCTCGACGAGCTGCTCTGCCGCCGCCGCGGTTCCAAGTTCTTCCTCGCCCACCCACGGACGATCGCCGCGATCGGGCGCGAGTTCAACGCCCGCGGGCTCTACCCGGACCACGTCGACGTCGGCGGGCAGTCGGTCCCGGCCTGGCGCGGGGTCCCGATCCTGCCCTGCAACAAGATCCCGATCAGCAAGGAGAACACCAGCTCGGTGCTCGTCATGCGAACCGGCGAGGACAACCAGGGCGTCATCGGTCTGCGTCAGACCGGCCTGCCGGAGGAGTACGAGCCGGGCCTCTCGGTGCGCTTCATGGGGATCAGCGAGCAGGCGATCATCTCCTACCTGGTCACCACCTACTTCTCCGCCGCCATCCTGGTGCCCGACGCGCTCGGTGTGCTGGAGAACGTACAGATCGCCCGCAGGCGGGACTAA
- a CDS encoding family 2 encapsulin nanocompartment cargo protein terpene cyclase, producing the protein MPDPGPSPLQSSLPAAAASFGAHVLAHALAVGVEPAVGAGPVEPPPLLSPAPPALPAGPPVLTPVPVPVPDEGAAAAAAPQPSAALERILRGPSGLGTASLHWARVEEPAAAGAPDVPAPAVGNPIPGLYYHPVPEPDPVRVEELSHRIKAWALDEVSLYPEDWEDQFDGFSVGRYMVACHPDAPSIEHLMLATRLMVAENAVDDCYCEDHGGSPVGLGGRLLMAHTALDPVHTTKEYAPDWEASLLSDAPRRAYRSAMEYFLRATTPSQADRFRHDMARLHMGYLAEGAWAQTEYVPEVWEYLAMRQFNNFRPCPTITDSVGGYELPADLHAQPAMQRVIALAGNATTIVNDLYSYTKELAAPGKHLNLPVVIAEREACSEKDAYLKAVEVHNDLMRDFEAAAAELALACPVPSVQRFLRGVAVWVDGNHYWHQTNTYRYSLPDFW; encoded by the coding sequence ATGCCCGATCCTGGGCCTTCCCCTCTGCAGTCGAGCCTGCCCGCCGCCGCGGCGTCCTTCGGGGCCCACGTCCTCGCCCACGCGCTCGCCGTCGGCGTCGAACCCGCCGTCGGCGCCGGGCCCGTCGAGCCCCCTCCACTTCTTTCGCCCGCCCCGCCCGCCCTGCCGGCGGGACCGCCCGTCCTGACACCCGTACCCGTACCCGTACCCGACGAGGGTGCGGCCGCGGCCGCCGCGCCGCAGCCGAGTGCCGCCCTCGAACGGATCCTGCGCGGGCCCAGCGGTCTGGGCACGGCCAGCCTGCACTGGGCCCGGGTCGAGGAGCCCGCAGCGGCCGGGGCGCCCGACGTGCCCGCGCCGGCGGTGGGCAACCCGATCCCGGGCCTCTACTACCACCCGGTGCCGGAGCCCGATCCGGTGCGGGTGGAGGAGCTCAGCCACCGGATCAAGGCCTGGGCGCTGGACGAGGTGTCGCTCTACCCGGAGGACTGGGAGGACCAGTTCGACGGCTTCTCCGTCGGGCGCTACATGGTCGCCTGCCATCCGGACGCCCCCAGCATCGAGCACCTGATGCTCGCCACCCGGCTGATGGTCGCCGAGAACGCGGTCGACGACTGCTACTGCGAGGACCACGGCGGCTCGCCGGTCGGCCTCGGCGGGCGGCTGCTGATGGCGCACACCGCTCTCGACCCCGTCCACACGACGAAGGAGTACGCGCCGGACTGGGAGGCGTCGCTCCTCTCGGACGCTCCCCGGCGCGCCTACCGCTCCGCCATGGAGTACTTCCTCCGGGCCACCACCCCCTCACAGGCCGATCGGTTCCGGCACGACATGGCCCGGCTGCACATGGGCTACCTCGCCGAGGGAGCCTGGGCGCAGACGGAGTACGTCCCCGAGGTGTGGGAGTACCTGGCGATGCGCCAGTTCAACAACTTCCGCCCCTGCCCCACCATCACCGACTCCGTCGGCGGCTACGAACTGCCGGCGGACCTCCATGCGCAGCCCGCCATGCAACGGGTGATCGCGCTTGCCGGGAACGCCACCACGATCGTCAACGATCTGTACTCCTACACCAAGGAACTGGCCGCCCCCGGAAAGCATTTGAACCTACCGGTGGTGATCGCCGAACGCGAGGCCTGCTCCGAGAAGGACGCCTATCTGAAGGCCGTAGAGGTCCACAACGACCTGATGCGCGACTTCGAGGCCGCCGCCGCCGAACTGGCCCTCGCCTGCCCCGTCCCGAGCGTCCAGCGCTTCCTGCGCGGGGTGGCCGTGTGGGTCGACGGCAACCACTACTGGCACCAGACCAACACCTATCGCTACAGCCTGCCCGATTTCTGGTAA